One Carassius gibelio isolate Cgi1373 ecotype wild population from Czech Republic chromosome B18, carGib1.2-hapl.c, whole genome shotgun sequence DNA segment encodes these proteins:
- the LOC127977221 gene encoding galactose-specific lectin nattectin-like, translating to MAMLRSLMLLFILFSMGNAEGNCPHGWTNFGVRCYKFFSQAVNWVTAERECQSLDANLASVHSKIEHDFLLSLLPSSSTRCWFGTHDGEQVGGWLWTDGTPFDFTYWAPGQPDGLQTENCGELNFDSYRWNDEACSTSLGYVCAKYL from the exons ATGGCAATGCTGAGAAGTCTAATGCTTCTTTTCATTTTGTTCTCCATGGGGAACGCAGaaggtaac TGCCCCCATGGATGGACAAATTTTGGAGTCCGATGCTACAAGTTCTTCTCTCAGGCAGTCAACTGGGTAACAGCAGAG AGGGAATGCCAAAGTCTGGATGCAAATCTCGCATCTGTACATAGTAAAATAGAACATGATTTTCTCCTGAGTCTGTTGCCTTCTTCCTCCACACGCTGTTGGTTTGGTACTCATGATGGTGAACAA GTAGGAGGTTGGTTGTGGACTGATGGAACTCCATTTGACTTCACCTACTGGGCCCCTGGACAACCTGACGGTCTGCAAACCGAGAACTGTGGGGAGTTAAACTTCGACA GTTACCGTTGGAACGATGAAGCCTGTTCAACCTCACTGGGT